A single genomic interval of Puntigrus tetrazona isolate hp1 chromosome 1, ASM1883169v1, whole genome shotgun sequence harbors:
- the wfikkn1 gene encoding WAP, Kazal, immunoglobulin, Kunitz and NTR domain-containing protein has translation MRLSGSPLRLLCSLLLMQLCSAPDHPGVCPNHINLNLWVDAQSTCERECQADQDCAAFEKCCTNVCGLLSCVASRFSDGSEDGQSGAGGEASCAGFECDQQGAVCELWEGQPVCKCQDRCESEPSFTCASDGLTYFNRCYMDAEACVQGVSLTEVTCRFHLAGPQASPLPQDTTAPPTTGGSEPFPPVLLSNPQQQVVYPGGTASFHCDAIGQPRPDITWEKQSERGERVLMRPDQMYGSVVVTNIGQLVVYNAQVWDAGIYTCVARSSAGALRADYPLSVVRRATDDPFDDPEAGLPLGQPFSPADCWAAVERGECGEQHVDWFYDSARGECRAFAHGGCEDGRNRFETYEECRASCQRQGQGVCSLPPVQGPCRHWEARWAYNTLARQCLAFVYGGCDGNENNFRSRRDCEASCPQPKRRLCKPCRPRGKLLTSLCRSDFAIVGRLTELIEELDSGIARFQLERVLRDEKMGLRLFQTQHLEVMLAHMDWSCPCPNITQHLQLPLLVMGEVQDGTALILPHSYIRPVSDRRLRKIHELLRKKTCEMLQRFQD, from the coding sequence GACTGCGCTGCCTTCGAGAAGTGCTGCACTAACGTGTGCGGTCTGCTGAGCTGTGTTGCTTCACGGTTCTCGGATGGCTCAGAGGACGGTCAGTCGGGAGCGGGCGGCGAGGCCAGCTGTGCCGGGTTCGAGTGCGACCAGCAGGGGGCGGTGTGTGAGCTGTGGGAGGGCCAGCCGGTGTGTAAATGCCAGGACCGCTGCGAGAGCGAGCCCAGCTTCACCTGCGCCTCCGATGGCCTCACCTACTTCAACCGCTGCTACATGGACGCCGAGGCCTGCGTTCAGGGCGTCTCGTTGACCGAGGTCACCTGCCGTTTTCACCTGGCTGGCCCACAGGCCAGCCCCCTTCCGCAGGACACCACGGCTCCGCCCACGACCGGCGGCTCCGAGCCCTTCCCGCCGGTGCTCCTGTCCAACCCGCAGCAGCAGGTGGTGTATCCCGGCGGCACAGCCAGCTTCCACTGCGACGCCATCGGACAGCCGAGGCCCGACATCACCTGGGAGAAGCAATCAGAGCGAGGAGAGCGTGTCCTCATGCGACCGGACCAGATGTACGGGAGCGTGGTGGTGACCAACATCGGCCAGCTGGTGGTGTACAACGCCCAGGTGTGGGACGCGGGGATCTACACCTGCGTGGCGCGGAGCTCGGCCGGAGCGCTGAGAGCCGACTACCCGCTTTCTGTGGTGCGTCGTGCCACCGATGACCCCTTCGACGACCCCGAGGCAGGTCTGCCGCTGGGGCAGCCGTTCTCTCCGGCTGATTGCTGGGCCGCCGTGGAGCGAGGCGAGTGCGGAGAGCAGCACGTGGACTGGTTCTATGACTCGGCCCGGGGTGAGTGCCGGGCGTTTGCACACGGAGGTTGCGAGGATGGCCGAAACCGCTTTGAGACGTACGAGGAGTGCCGGGCGTCATGCCAGCGGCAGGGTCAGGGCGTGTGCTCGCTGCCGCCCGTGCAGGGCCCCTGTAGGCACTGGGAAGCTCGCTGGGCTTATAACACCCTCGCCCGGCAGTGCCTAGCCTTCGTCTACGGCGGCTGCGATGGCAATGAGAACAACTTCCGCTCGCGCAGAGACTGTGAAGCCAGCTGCCCGCAGCCCAAGCGGCGTCTGTGCAAGCCCTGTCGGCCGCGAGGGAAGCTGCTGACCAGCTTGTGCCGCAGCGACTTTGCCATCGTGGGGCGGCTCACTGAACTCATCGAGGAGCTGGACTCGGGAATCGCACGGTTCCAGCTGGAGCGGGTGCTGCGCGACGAGAAGATGGGCCTGCGACTCTTCCAGACCCAGCACCTGGAGGTGATGCTGGCCCACATGGACTGGAGCTGCCCGTGCCCCAACATCACACAGCACCTCCAGCTCCCCCTGCTGGTGATGGGCGAGGTGCAGGACGGCACGGCCCTGATCCTGCCCCACAGCTACATCAGACCCGTTTCTGACCGACGCCTCAGGAAGATCCACGAGCTTCTGCGCAAGAAGACTTGTGAGATGCTGCAGAGGTTCCAGGATTGA
- the zmp:0000001082 gene encoding integrin alpha-D translates to MNRKMCVTQTSSSRMEKLGLILFMWASLSEAFNIDTEHPVRFNGTPEDFFGYSLYQTEFGSRKQIIVGAPLEGNNTGEMYSCSLDPQSCTRLQRSGSENIRFFSMSAAVSSAALISCSPYLSHECDGNSYLNGVCYQFNSSLKPISSFTAAYQECTKREVSLVFLFDGSSSMKTSEFEMNKNFIKDVMKKLSNSSIKFAAVQFSNDPRTVFDFNDYQNGLAENKLMKEKHMKALTNTHKAIDYVLNNLLNNVSSGANLNAQKALVIITDGDPSDYDDYNVLSKSNEQNILRYIIGVGSVSISRLTHLASEPKLNNTFFIKDYGGLQGLLDNLQKKIYNIEGSKEGQGRDRLKELSQSGFSVVYQKDTVIVGSVGSNDWRGSLYEVMGSGSEFREIMDPAVNKDSYLGYSTVLGMRNNVSLLVSGAPRAEHRGLVTFFTKNQSTWTVKRNISGEQIGSYFGASLSLLDVDSDGDSDFLLVGAPLFYRSQPRAEGRLYIYSLSEQYFKKMLNVREPTTGRFAASVASLKDLNGDSLSDVAVGAPLENEGVVYIYLGHRTHGINPEHAPQRIPARSVLPGLQQFGVSLSGQMDMNNDNLTDIVIGAQGGVVLLKARPVMSVSAQLSFSPKQISLNYFECPSDKKFNASHLKICFTVNECTTSKGYLERKLNVSLNLNVDVVRQISRGFFDPKDSSSRTLQQFVLLNSGSSCFNFAIFMMHCVADTVSPLKIRMNFSQTEMLSDNFMAILDVHSRTEEYVEVPFQKNCNSNNSCVADLKLNFHFMNGTLVLLNQAHFSILVLLENPGDDSFNTSLVLHYPEGLSLSKFEAIKPSRTRSSCGDRDSGVTNRTTCSINLPVYRSGTTTQFLGTFRVTKWDNNWTERMEMMITATSDNNGNTSDTAVRRSIPVQFSVDLAISLAAENSVTFLNFSLEDRGPKNLSIVYKVENLGIKGLPVSVSLTLSCQTTEVTLTPHTFILMENSVQCKKSDRQFQDGHCGKFECPQFDLQKGSNVHFILTADAYMKNNESRYSFQEFRRDYVFNISAELHYNTSRYNQTSTGLKINPHRSQTAVKMEFVVPPSLLLIVCTGGGGGVILLIIIIILLLKCGFFKRDRPGEFHQGNENVSVVEDDPLINTKEKGEDSSKEKEKEKEKENGVNEKS, encoded by the exons ATGAACAGGAAGATGTGTGTGACACAGACGAGCAGCAGCAGGATGGAGAAGCTCGGCTTGATTCTCTTCATGTGGG CGTCTCTTTCTGAAGCCTTCAACATCGACACTGAACATCCAGTGAGGTTTAACGGCACGCCAGAAGATTTCTTTGGTTACAGCCTCTATCAGACAGAGTTTGGAAGCAGGAAGCa gaTTATTGTTGGAGCTCCATTAGAAGGGAACAATACAGGGGAGATGTACAGCTGCTCTTTAGATCCACAGTCCTGCACACGGCTGCAGCGGTCAG GTTCAGAGAACATCCGCTTCTTCAGCATGTCTGCCGCTGTGTCATCTGCTGCTCTGATC agcTGCAGTCCATATTTGTCTCATGAGTGTGATGGAAACTCGTATCTGAACGGCGTTTGCTACCAGTTTAACAGCAGCTTAAAGCCCATCTCCAGCTTCACCGCCGCTTACCAAG AATGCACCAAGAGAGAAGTCAGTCTGGTGTTTCTCTTTGATGGATCCAGCAGTATGAAAACATCCGAgtttgaaatgaacaaaaacttcATCAAAGATGTtatgaaaaagctttcaaaCTCATCCATAAAG TTTGCTGCTGTCCAGTTTTCAAACGACCCTCGAACTGTGTTTGACTTCAATGATTATCAGAATGGACTCGCTGAGAATAAACTCATGAAAGAGAAACATATGAAagctctcacaaacacacacaaagcaatcGACTACGTTCT AAATAATCTGCTGAATAATGTGTCTTCTGGAGCCAATCTCAACGCTCAGAAAGCTCTGGTGATCATCACAGATGGAGACCCCTCTGATTATGATGATTATAATGTCCTCAGCAAAAGTAATGAGCAGAATATCCTCCGTTACATCATCGGG GTGGGAAGTGTCAGTATATCCAGACTCACTCACCTGGCATCAGAACCAAAGCTTAACAACACCTTCTTCATTAAAGACTACGGTGGACTCCAAGGACTTCTTGACAACCTGCAAAAAAAGATCTACAACATTGAAG GGTCAAAGGAAGGACAAGGcagagacagactgaaagaGTTATCACAGAGTGGATTCAGTGTGGTCTACCAGAAA GACACTGTGATCGTGGGTTCAGTCGGATCCAATGACTGGCGTGGATCTCTGTATGAAGTGATGGGATCAGGATCCGAATTCAGAGAGATCATGGATCCTGCTGTAAATAAAGACTCGTACTTGG GTTACTCTACTGTTCTGGGAATGAGAAACAACGTCTCTCTTCTGGTCTCTGGAGCGCCGCGGGCCGAACACAGAGGTCTGGTGACCTTCTTTACCAAGAACCAAAGCACATGGACAGTGAAGAGGAACATAAGTGGAGAACAA ATTGGCTCATATTTTGGAGCGTCTCTGAGTCTGTTGGATGTGGACTCTGATGGAGATTCAGATTTCCTTCTGGTTGGAGCTCCATTATTTTACCGGTCTCAGCCGAGAGCTGAAGGGAGACTTTACATCTATTCTTTATCAGAGCAG TATTTTAAGAAGATGCTGAATGTGAGAGAACCCACCACAGGCAGGTTTGCTGCATCGGTGGCTTCACTAAAGGACCTGAATGGAGACAGTCTGTCAGATGTGGCGGTCGGAGCGCCGCTGGAGAATGAAGGAGTCGTCTACATCTATCTGGGCCACAGGACTCATGGAATAAACCCTGAACACGCTCCTCAG cggATCCCAGCGCGATCAGTTCTGCCCGGTCTGCAGCAGTTCGGAGTGTCTCTATCCGGTCAGATGGACATGAACAATGATAATCTGACAGATATCGTGATCGGAGCACAAGGAGGAGTTGTCCTGCTCAA aGCTCGGCCTGTGATGTCTGTATCTGCGCAGCTCAGTTTCAGTCCAAAGCAAATCAGCTTGAACTACTTTGAATGTCCGAGTGACAAGAAATTTAATGCATCTCATCTCAAGATATGTTTCACAGTAAACGAGTGCACTACTAGCAAAG GATATCTGGAGAGGAAGCTAAACGTTTCTCTGAATCTGAATGTGGATGTGGTTCGACAAATTAGTCGAGGATTCTTCGATCCGAAGGATTCATCGTCTAGGACTCTTCAGCAGTTTGTTTTGCTGAATTCTGGGTCTTCCTGTTTTAATTTCGCCATCTTTATGATG CACTGTGTTGCAGACACCGTCTCTCCTCTGAAGATACGAATGAATTTCTCACAAACTGAGATGTTGTCTGACAACTTTATGGCTATTCTTGATGTTCACAGCAGGACGGAGGAGTATGTCGAG GTGCCGTTTCAAAAGAACTGTAATTCAAACAACAGCTGTGTGGCCGATCTGAAGCTGAACTTCCATTTTAT GAACGGCACATTAGTGTTGTTGAATCAAGCTCATTTCAGCATCCTTGTATTGCTGGAAAACCCAGGAGACGACTCCTTCAACACCAGTTTAGTCCTGCATTACCCAGAAGGCCTCTCGCTTTCAAAATTTGAGGCTATTAAG CCGAGTCGGACTCGAAGCAGCTGTGGTGATCGGGACAGCGGTGTTACGAACAGAACAACCTGCAGCATCAATCTACCGGTGTACCGCAGCGGCACCACG ACTCAGTTTCTGGGAACTTTTCGTGTGACGAAATGGGATAACAACTGGACTGAGCGGATGGAGATGATGATCACTGCCACCAG TGATAACAATGGAAACACGAGTGACACAGCAGTGAGGAGGAGCATCCCGGTGCAGTTCTCTGTTGATCTGGCGATCAGTCT AGCGGCTGAAAACTCTGTGACGTTTCTGAACTTCTCTCTGGAGGACAGAGGTCCAAAAAACCTCAGCATCGTCTACAAG gTGGAGAATCTGGGTATTAAAGGTCTCCCGGTGTCGGTCTCACTCACCCTGTCCTGTCAAACTACAGAAGTGACTTTAACACCTCACACATTCATCTTAATGGAG AACTCAGTGCAGTGCAAGAAGTCAGATCGACAG TTTCAGGACGGTCACTGCGGGAAGTTTGAGTGTCCTCAGTTTGATCTGCAGAAAGGTTCAAACGTTCACTTCATACTGACCGCAGACGCATACATGAAGAATAATGAGAGC AGATATTCCTTCCAGGAGTTCAGGAGAGATTACGTGTTCAACATCAGCGCTGAGCTCCACTACAACACCAGCCGTTACAACCAGACCTCAACCGGCCTGAAG ATCAATCCTCACAGATCCCAG ACTGCAGTGAAGATGGAGTTTGTGGTTCCTCCCAGTCTACTGCTGATCGTCTGCACTGGTGGAGGGGGCGGAGTCATCTTACTCATTATCATAATAATCCTGCTGCTGAAG tgtgggTTTTTCAAACGAGATCGCCCTGGAGAGTTTCATCAAGGGAATGAAAATGTCAGTGTGGTTGAAGACGATCCTCTGATAAATACTAAAGAAAAAGGTGAGGACAGCagcaaagagaaagagaaagagaaagagaaagagaatggAGTGAATGAGAAGTCCTGA